The following nucleotide sequence is from Gordonia jinghuaiqii.
TCTGGCCACGGAGTTGTTGCGCGATGAGTTCAGCGGTTTTGGGGACCTGAATCCGCTGGGGCAATCCGTCCTCGTCGAACGAGTTGTTGGTCAATTCCCACACCTTCCGACCGCCCAGTCAGCGAGCTGGTCCAGCCTAGCACCCGGCCGTGTCCGGCCATCGTTTCGCCGAAACCGACATGAAAATGAACACACCCATTGTACGGTTGAATCATCTAACTCATCTAGTGATCGCCGGTCGGCGCAAGGGAGGTACCGACGCGATGTCGGATGTACACACGGGGCACATGCGAACCGGACAGCTCTTCATCGACGGCAAGTGGGTCGACGGCCACGGCGATGAGACGATCACCGTGATCAATCCCGCCACCGAGACAGTGATCGGGACGGTACCGCAGGCAACGGTCGCCGACGTCGATGATGCTGTCGCCGCGGCACGCACCGCCTTCGACGACGGCCCGTGGCCCCAGATGTCGGTACGCGAACGAGGCGTCGTGCTGCGCCGGATGGCGGAGGAGTTCCAACGTCGACGCGCCGAGCTGGTCGACCTCAGCATCGCCGAGGCAGGCTCCACTCGCGCGCTCGCCGAGTACTTGCAGGTGGGCACACCCATCGACCACTTCCTCGATCTCGTCGACCGGGTACTGCCGTCCTTCGATTTCGAGACACCGCTGCCCCCGATGGTCGGCAACGGCATCGGCCAGGGCTACGTCGTCCGTGAACCGTTCGGCGTCGCCGCGCTCATCACGCCGTTCAACTTCCCGCTCTTCCTCAACCTGTGCAAGGTCGCGCCGGCGCTCGCCGCCGGATGCACCGCCGTCCTGAAGTGTTCGCCCTACACGCCCTTCGAGGCGCTGGTCGTCGGCGAGGTCGCCGAGGCGGCCGGTCTGCCGCCCGGCGTGCTCAACATCATCACCGGCGATGTCGCCGCGGGTGAGGCGCTGACCACCCATCCCGGCGTCGACCTCGTCAGCTTCACCGGCAGCGACACGGTGGGCGCGAAAGTGTATGGCCAAGGCGCACAGTCGCTGAAGAAGGTGGTGTTGGAACTCGGCGGCAAGTCGGCGAACATCCTGCTCGACGACACCGACCTGGACAAGGTGATGCAGAGCGTGCTCGGGGGCTTCATCACCCACGCCGGACAAGGGTGCGCGCTGATGACGCGCATCCTCGTCCACGAGTCGCTCCACGACGAGCTCGTCGGTCGCGTCAAGATGGCGCTGGATTATGTCCCCGTGGGCGACCCGGCCGATCCGGCCATCGCGATGGGGCCGCTGATCCGCGAGGCACAGCGCGCCCGGGTGGAGGAGCTGATCCGCGTCGGCCAGGAAGAAGGCGCCCAGATCGCCTACGGCGGTGGACGGCCCGCCGGCCTCGACAAGGGATTCTTCGTCGAACCGACACTGTTCGTCGGTGTCGACAACCGGATGAAGATCGCCCAGAGTGAGATCTTCGGCCCCGTCGGAGTGGTCATCCCCTTCACCGACGACGCCGAGGCCGTCCGGATCGCCAACGACAGCCCGTACGGACTTTCCGGCGGCGTCTGGTCGTCCGACCCCGTACGCGCGCATGGCATTGCGCGCAAACTCCGCACCGGCATGGTCGTCGTCAACGGCGGCGGAGGCGGACTGATGCCCGACGGGCCGTTCGGAGGTTACAAACACAGCGGCATCGGGCGCGAGTTCGGCGCACACGGGCTGTCAGAGTATCTGCAACACAAGACCATCCAATGGTCGGCGGCACGATGAAGCTCGTCGTCGATCAGGACGGGTGCGGTGGCCACGGACGCTGCGTCGCCGTCGCCCCCGACCTGTTCGACCTCGACGACGACGGAGTGAGCTCTCCGATCACCGAGGAGATCGGAACCGACCAGCAGGCCGCCGCGGAAGAGGCCATCGCCAATTGTCCGCAGAGCGCGATCCGAATCGTATGAGACCGACCACCGGTCATCGGGAGGACTGAGAATCACATGTCGAGTTCACTTGGGGAGAAACCCGATTCGGGTTCGGTCGGGCAATCCTCGCCCGATGACACGGGAACGGTCACCGTGGCCAGGGAGTCACCGCCGATCGTGTGGCTCGCCCGCCTGGGCGCGGTCTTCGTCGCCGTCCAGGCCTACGTTTTCATCCGCTGGATCTTCTCCGACTCGTTCTCCCCGATCCCGACGGGACCCGACGAGGTGCCCACACACACGCTGGTGATCATCCGGGCGTCGGAGGTCATCTGCATCGTCGGCGTGATCGCGTCGATCGTCTGGCTCGTGCATCGCACCCGCAAGGACGGGCAGTTCCCCACCCTGGGCGTCTTCATGATGGGCTGGCTGCTCACCTGCTGGCAGGACGTGGGCGTCAACGCCGTGGTTCCGGTGTTCTCGTACAACTCGGCGTTCCTCAACATGGGCACCTGGGGCGAGTTCGTGCCGGGCTGGGTCAGCAAGGGCCCGGAGACCCCGGCGCCGATCCTCTACGAGCTGGCCGACTACATGCTGTTCCTGCCGCTGGCCGTCGTCGGCATCGACAAGCTGGTGAAGGCCGCGCGTGCGCGATGGCCGCGACTCAACAAGGCCGGCATCATCGTGGCCCTGCTCCTGATCTTCCTGGTCCTGGACACCGCCTCCGAGCAGTTCCTGCAGCGCCAGGGACTGTGGTCGTACCTCCGGGTCAACGACACCTGGTCGATCTTCACCGGCACGCTCAACCAGTTCCCCTTGTACGAGGGCATCGTCTTCGGCTCGGTGGTGATGGTGGCGTCGATGTCGATGTATCTGTTCCGCCGCAAGGGCGACCAGCTGATCACCGACGCCGGCATCGAGCGACTCAAGATCACCCGCGGAGTGGCCGTCGTGCGCGTCCTGGCGTTCTCGGCGGTGATGAACGTGATCCTCGCCGTGTTCTTCCTCGGCTTCAACCTGGTGAACATGCACGCCGACGTCGCACCTGCCGAAGCGCCGAGCTACCTGCATCAGAACATGTGTGGGCTCGCCGAGAACCCGCCCTGCCCGCATCTCAGGTAGCCCGTGACGACCCTGCGGGGCGACGGGAGGCTGTCAGGGCTGGTCGCCCGCCGCCACCGGCCGGTCCGGATCCGATGACCACTGCGAGAAGGAGCCGGGGAACAGTGTCGCGTCGATGCCCGCGATCGCGAGCGCGGCGATCTGATGGGCCGCGTTGATCCCGGACCCGCAGTAGACCACCACATCGCCGGCCTCGGCGTCGACTCCGAGGCCGGCGAAGCGGCGTCGTAGGTCGTCCGCGGTCCGGAACCGTCCGGTTGCGTCGATGTTGTCCGCGGTCGGTGCACTCACCGCGCCGGGAATGTGACCCGCGCG
It contains:
- a CDS encoding aldehyde dehydrogenase family protein — protein: MRTGQLFIDGKWVDGHGDETITVINPATETVIGTVPQATVADVDDAVAAARTAFDDGPWPQMSVRERGVVLRRMAEEFQRRRAELVDLSIAEAGSTRALAEYLQVGTPIDHFLDLVDRVLPSFDFETPLPPMVGNGIGQGYVVREPFGVAALITPFNFPLFLNLCKVAPALAAGCTAVLKCSPYTPFEALVVGEVAEAAGLPPGVLNIITGDVAAGEALTTHPGVDLVSFTGSDTVGAKVYGQGAQSLKKVVLELGGKSANILLDDTDLDKVMQSVLGGFITHAGQGCALMTRILVHESLHDELVGRVKMALDYVPVGDPADPAIAMGPLIREAQRARVEELIRVGQEEGAQIAYGGGRPAGLDKGFFVEPTLFVGVDNRMKIAQSEIFGPVGVVIPFTDDAEAVRIANDSPYGLSGGVWSSDPVRAHGIARKLRTGMVVVNGGGGGLMPDGPFGGYKHSGIGREFGAHGLSEYLQHKTIQWSAAR
- a CDS encoding spirocyclase AveC family protein, with product MSSSLGEKPDSGSVGQSSPDDTGTVTVARESPPIVWLARLGAVFVAVQAYVFIRWIFSDSFSPIPTGPDEVPTHTLVIIRASEVICIVGVIASIVWLVHRTRKDGQFPTLGVFMMGWLLTCWQDVGVNAVVPVFSYNSAFLNMGTWGEFVPGWVSKGPETPAPILYELADYMLFLPLAVVGIDKLVKAARARWPRLNKAGIIVALLLIFLVLDTASEQFLQRQGLWSYLRVNDTWSIFTGTLNQFPLYEGIVFGSVVMVASMSMYLFRRKGDQLITDAGIERLKITRGVAVVRVLAFSAVMNVILAVFFLGFNLVNMHADVAPAEAPSYLHQNMCGLAENPPCPHLR
- a CDS encoding ferredoxin; amino-acid sequence: MKLVVDQDGCGGHGRCVAVAPDLFDLDDDGVSSPITEEIGTDQQAAAEEAIANCPQSAIRIV